One Falco naumanni isolate bFalNau1 chromosome 12, bFalNau1.pat, whole genome shotgun sequence genomic region harbors:
- the PIGF gene encoding phosphatidylinositol-glycan biosynthesis class F protein, with protein MKEAAIRRLLAANLLCVLSVVLTAVVPAFFWDGFTVLGTHLTWLCICSGCVSTFNILLHLVLKPNLSPKRSSFAHKISRFLKCCIYFFMSCILFHAIIVLYGAPLIESVTETFLFAVLLSTFTTLQCLCMLGPNIQAWIRVFSKNGAMSIWENSLQITTMCTIFGAWFGAFPIPLDWDRPWQVWPVSCSLGATFGYTAGLIIAPLWIHWNRKQLTYKSR; from the exons atgaaagaagcagcaataaGGAGGCTCCTGGCTGCCAACCTCCTCTGCGTCCTCTCGGTTGTTCTGACAGCGGTTGTTCCGGCTTTCTTCTGGGACGGATTCACGGTTTTGGGAACACACCTCACGTGGCTGTGCATTTGTTCTGGTTGTGTTAGTACCTTTAATATACTGTTGCACTTAGTCCTTAAACCGAATCTGTCTCCTAAGAGAAGTTCGTTTGCTCACAAG ATATCCAGATTTCTAAAATGCTGTATATACTTTTTCATGTCTTGCATACTATTTCATGCGATTATTGTTCTTTATGGAGCACCTCTCATAGA GTCAGTGACTGagacatttttgtttgcagttctTCTGTCTACCTTTACTACTTTACAATGCTTATGTATGCTGGGACCAAACATACAAGCATGGATACGGGTATTTAGTAAAAATGG AGCTATGTCCATCTGGGAAAACAGTCTACAGATTACTACCATGTGCACTATATTTGGAGCTTGGTTTGGAGCATTTCCTATTCCTCTTGATTGGGATCGGCCTTGGCAG GTATGGCCCGTGTCCTGTTCCCTCGGAGCTACCTTTGGCTATACGGCTGGTCTGATTATTGCACCTCTGTGGATACACTGGAACCGGAAGCAGCTTACATACAAAAGCAGATAA
- the CRIPT gene encoding cysteine-rich PDZ-binding protein, with translation MVCEKCEKKLGTVITPDTWKDGARNTTESGGRKLNENKALTSKKARFDPYGKNKFAICRICKSSVHQPGSHYCQGCAYKKGICSMCGKKVLDTKNYKQTSV, from the exons ATGGTGTGCGAGAAGT GCGAGAAGAAACTGGGTACGGTGATCACTCCCGATACCTGGAAGGATGGTGCGAGAAACACGACAG AAAGCGGTGGCCGCaagttaaatgaaaacaaggcaCTGACCTCAAAGAAGGCAAG atttGATCCTTATGGAAAGAATAAATTTGCAATATGTCGGATTTGTAAGAGTTCTGTCCATCAGCCAGGGTCTCACTATTGTCAAGGATGTGCCTATAAAAAAG GCATCTGCTCAATGTGTGGCAAGAAGGTCTTGGATACGAAGAACTACAAGCAAACTTCTGTCTAA